A region from the Aegilops tauschii subsp. strangulata cultivar AL8/78 chromosome 5, Aet v6.0, whole genome shotgun sequence genome encodes:
- the LOC109758303 gene encoding cell division control protein 45 homolog, producing the protein MVRELRADSFYSRLRAAAAAAAAAASSPLLILPSAADADSLCALKALAHVLSADSIRFSIYPVASAAAAATLLASFSASQPLCLLLINWGAHRDLRGILPPASTAFVVDSHRPVHLHNLAAANDRVVVLFTTDDEHTADLSYDFDVSSLANASDLTADGDVDEHLRVSEEDEDSDASDSDSDAEGGRRKRRRLSDDGEADGDPERLFGKLRREYYRLGTFHGKPSGCLMYELAHTLRRNTNELLWLACVSLTDQFVHERITNERYQAAVMELEQHINGSGNLDPSGLGSVVTLKDGTKIRAPEASRIAYEDEPRLMLLREWSLFDSMLCSSYVATKLKTWSDNGLKKLKLLLARMGFPLADCQKRFQYMSMEVKRKMRDEFDRFLPEYGLTEFYYRSFLRVHGYRSKVSAADVVYGVTALLESLNAESKDSKECCAAEQFWVAYSALSLSNVDQLRKGMQSAIEIQMAILRQGSSAITKSGFIRSAKKFRWVKLDDPVDTAKLCHPQALTKFCFFLMDALKERGARMKPLICACLAREPEKVLVIGVCGKPRLGAVQGNAFGNAFRSAAEEIGADYFHDMFESSWIVLDVVAVSSFMIRLTEKL; encoded by the coding sequence ATGGTGCGGGAGCTCCGCGCCGACTCCTTCTACTCccgcctccgcgccgccgccgccgcggccgcggcggccgcctcctccccgcTGCTGATCCTCCCTTCCGCGGCCGACGCCGACTCCCTCTGCGCGCTCAAGGCGCTCGCCCACGTCCTCTCCGCCGACTCCATCCGCTTCTCCATCTACCccgtcgcctccgccgccgccgccgccaccctcctcgcctccttctccgcctcccAGCCGCTCTGCTTGCTCCTCATCAACTGGGGCGCGCACCGCGACCTCCGCGGAATCCTGCCCCCCGCCTCCACCGCGTTCGTCGTCGACTCCCATCGCCCCGTCCACCTCCACAACCTCGCCGCGGCCAACGACCGCGTCGTCGTGCTCTTCACCACCGACGACGAGCACACCGCCGATCTCTCCTATGATTTTGACGTTTCCTCCCTCGCCAACGCCTCCGACCTCACCGCCGACGGGGACGTCGACGAGCACCTCCGTgtctcggaggaggacgaggaCTCTGACGCCTCCGACTCCGATTCTGACGCCGAGGGAGGGAGAAGGAAGAGGCGGCGGCTCTCGGACGACGGGGAGGCGGACGGTGACCCGGAGAGGCTGTTCGGCAAGCTGCGGAGGGAGTACTACCGCCTCGGCACCTTCCACGGGAAGCCGTCGGGGTGCCTCATGTACGAGCTCGCCCACACGCTCCGCAGGAACACCAACGAGCTCCTCTGGCTCGCCTGCGTCTCCCTCACCGACCAGTTCGTCCACGAGCGCATCACCAACGAGCGCTACCAGGCCGCCGTCATGGAGCTCGAGCAGCACATCAACGGATCCGGCAACCTCGACCCGTCCGGCCTCGGGTCGGTGGTCACGCTGAAGGATGGAACCAAGATCCGGGCGCCGGAGGCCTCCCGCATCGCCTATGAGGACGAGCCAAGGCTGATGCTGCTGCGGGAGTGGAGTTTGTTCGACTCCATGCTCTGCTCCTCATATGTCGCCACCAAGCTCAAGACCTGGAGCGACAACGGGCTGAAGAAGCTGAAGCTGCTCCTGGCGAGGATGGGgttcccgctcgccgactgccaGAAGAGGTTCCAGTACATGAGCATGGAGGTCAAGCGCAAGATGCGCGATGAGTTTGATCGCTTCCTGCCTGAGTATGGGCTCACTGAGTTCTACTACCGGAGCTTCCTGAGGGTGCACGGTTACAGGTCCAAGGTATCTGCTGCGGATGTTGTGTATGGCGTCACAGCTTTGCTTGAATCCCTGAATGCTGAGTCCAAGGACTCAAAGGAGTGTTGTGCTGCTGAGCAATTTTGGGTTGCATACTCTGCGTTGTCGCTGAGCAATGTGGATCAGCTGCGAAAAGGAATGCAATCTGCAATTGAGATACAGATGGCGATACTGAGGCAGGGAAGCTCAGCCATCACCAAGAGTGGATTCATACGGAGTGCGAAGAAGTTCCGGTGGGTGAAGCTTGATGATCCAGTGGACACTGCTAAGCTGTGCCACCCGCAGGCGCTTACCAAGTTCTGTTTCTTCCTGATGGATGCACTGAAGGAGAGGGGTGCAAGGATGAAGCCGCTAATCTGTGCCTGCCTAGCAAGGGAGCCTGAGAAGGTGTTGGTCATTGGTGTATGTGGGAAGCCAAGGCTCGGGGCAGTTCAGGGGAACGCGTTCGGTAACGCATTTAGGTCAGCGGCAGAGGAGATCGGTGCTGATTATTTCCATGACATGTTTGAGTCATCATGGATTGTTCTTGATGTTGTTGCTGTCAGTTCTTTCATGATTCGGTTGACAGAGAAGCTTTGA
- the LOC109758300 gene encoding MYB transcription factor 69-like, with protein MGRPPCCDKVGVKKGPWTPEEDIILVSYIQENGPGNWRAVPINTGLMRCSKSCRLRWTNYLRPGIRRGNFTTHEEGIIVHLQSLLGNRWAAIASYLPQRTDNDIKNYWNTHLKKKLKKQQAMGAIFAPPPPPPSSSAETAANLPGAVHLDNHHHRYHHDAIAASSSTVDHGCYAACSNPEVTQQTTITMRRSPFADVAADCSSSSYASSMDNISRLLDGFMKSSPPTATDVKPNIAVVSDPFMSFDRMSGTGAGLAFISGVPQQQQQQPALMGGMSYDDEATGQQQQLHHQLPLCSIEKWLLDEAAEQVADLMDLSDGGCSSLPLLY; from the exons ATGGGGAGGCCGCCGTGCTGCGACAAGGTGGGCGTGAAGAAGGGGCCGTGGACGCCGGAGGAGGACATCATCCTGGTGTCCTACATCCAGGAGAACGGCCCGGGGAACTGGCGGGCGGTGCCCATCAACACCGGCCTCATGCGCTGCAGCAAGAGCTGCCGCCTCCGCTGGACCAACTACCTCCGCCCCGGCATCCGCCGCGGCAACTTCACTACGCACGAGGAAGGCATCATCGTCCACCTCCAGTCCCTCCTTGGCAACAG ATGGGCCGCGATCGCGTCCTACCTGCCACAGAGGACGGACAACGACATCAAGAACTACTGGAACACGCACCTCAAGAAGAAGCTCAAGAAGCAGCAGGCCATGGGCGCCATcttcgcgccgccgccgccgccgccctccagCTCCGCCGAGACAGCTGCCAACctccccggcgccgtccatcTCGACAACCACCACCACCGATACCACCATGACGCGATCGCCGCCTCCAGCTCCACGGTCGACCACGGCTGCTACGCGGCGTGCAGCAACCCGGAGGTCACCCAGCAGACGACGATCACCATGCGCCGCTCGCCATTCGCCGACGTCGCCGCCGACTGCTCCTCGTCGTCCTACGCCTCCAGCATGGACAACATATCCAGGCTCCTCGACGGTTTCATGAAGAGCTCCCCGCCCACCGCCACCGACGTCAAACCCAACATAGCCGTGGTCAGCGACCCTTTCATGTCCTTCGACCGCATGTCTGGCACCGGCGCCGGGCTGGCTTTCATCTCTGGCGttccgcagcagcagcagcagcagccggcGTTAATGGGGGGCATGAGCTATGATGACGAGGCCACcggacagcagcagcagctccatcATCAGTTGCCACTGTGTTCGATCGAGAAGTGGCTTCTCGACGAGGCGGCGGAGCAGGTCGCTGACCTGATGGACCTCTCCGACGGTGGCTGCTCCTCCCTGCCATTGCTGTACTAG